The following nucleotide sequence is from Silurus meridionalis isolate SWU-2019-XX chromosome 5, ASM1480568v1, whole genome shotgun sequence.
CTTAAATGAAGGTGTATTTGAAGTTCTGGGACAATGGATTTAGTATGCTCATGACAAGCAGTCTTATTCAGAATTATTCAGCAGCATTAAAACTTCAcacttttgacattttgaacGTTCGATTCTAATAAGAATGTCAATATCGTAAAGCACCTAAGAAATCAGGTGGCATCTCATTTTACAAAAGGTCCCATATATCATTTAGGGGTTGTGCAATAATAGATGTAGGtaaattttcacatttttatattaaccaATATGTAAGCATAAGTATTTCCTTGTTGCTCTATTCCTGGATGTAtttgtacagtgtatataacaTTTAGTTAATTagaaattcatttttttctttctaaatagaaacaaataaaacagcaaaaaaagaaagaccttCATTTGCCACCTCAGCCTTCTTATTGAACCAGCcacttaaaagtaaaaaaaattatctgttTCTTAATGAACTGCTCAGCTAAACAACAACAGAAGCAAATcaatcaaaatgtatttggaAACTCAGTATACAAAAGCCATaaaccttttacacacactAACCATTACagcaaaaatgtgatttttctctAAGGCAGTATAAGAAAGACACAAATTGAgtgcatgtttttgtgtgtttgtgcgtatTTCTGAGCGTGTGCAAACATGATTTTCTAATTTGATGAACACCAAATATGTAAATCTgcagctttaattaaaaaaagccaaaacaaccaaaaagttttcttttggtttttgtgGTTAAGGTTAGGTGCAGACATACAGTagcattattacattaataagcTGCATTTTCAAAGATTTAAATGGAaggtactctgtgtgtgtgtgtgtgtgtgtgtgtgtgtgtgtgtgtgtgtgtgtgtgtgtgtgtgtgtgtgtgtgtgtgtgtgtgtgtgtgttttatctctGAGAAAAGTACTCCAGTACAATGCGCAGATGTCCTAATCGGTCCTTCAGTGAGGTAAGGGACAGTACTGTAGTCTGGTAGGCTGGATCTAACTGCAGCACAGACAGCAGCCACCAGCACCAGGCCGGACCGTCAGCAGATGCCtgccaaaaaatacaaataaacatataacaaCATGTAAATTATGTCAGCATATGGGCTATGATAAATGAATATGTGTGAAATAACTTTTATGATCAGGGCACAacaaagcaacaacaaaaacaagacaTTCCGGATTACAGCAGATTACATTTTTCggacaaaaaaaaggcaaaaatataACAAGTGGCTAtcttacatttaatacattagTAAGATTGAATTGAGATTTGCATAgtattacataataatataataactataTCATTTGCTTCTTATGTATAGCTCTGTGAAAGCTGTATTTTTTCAGCAAAGACAAAAATAGACCCGCCATTCACGAGCCTCAAACATGGTTCCACTTGACCCACAAACCCCTAAAGCTGAAAGATACAAGGCATGCACTAACACCCTCAGGCCAGCCAGAAGAAGTTCATTCTTCCATTTGCGTTTCAGTAATGGTAGAGGAAATTCCTAGGATAGTCTGAACAGCTGAATGTGAAGGCAAGAACTACATCATTTAAATGAGTGCTAATAAAAGGAAATGTGTTGAGTgcttaagagtgtgtgtgttcatgcatgagtgtgtgtgttcacctgaCGGGGATTTAGGTTATCAGTATTCCCAATATACCAAGACCAAGGCCTATTAGTACTAGCTTATGTGTTTGATTACATctaaaaaacacatctgtaggTCCCTCAGGGTagggaaaaaaatctgtaaatgtataaaatgtgcaGCAGAATGATGTTTTCATTTGGACTACAGATTTTTAACATTAGATGATGAACCAGCTTCCGAACACCGTTTTATCCACgttatgatatttttttattttggtagcATCATGAATAGAGGGACCTGAATACTGTCCACAATCATAGTTAAAGCAGATACATTTACCAAAATCGAGCTAATCTAATGCTCTAAAAGTGAGAaagccataaaaaaataataaacgtaTAAAGAATACCGAAGAGTCAAATGACAATTCAAGcatattttagttattttcattaaatacaaattCTTCCTGTTTAATCAACTTTAAAATCCTTTTAAAAGAATTACTGACTATTTGAGAGAACTAACCTGATTATATGGGTTAGGGTGATCTAAAATGGGAAAGAAATTTTATTGTGCACACTCTTAGGCATGCGTGTTCAAACCTGAATGTtatcttctctctcaggcatGTCTCCATACTGGCGGTTGATCTGCTCCAGGATGCGGCTGTTGAGTCTTTGGTACCACTCCCTGGCCTGCTGATACACACTGTCATGGAGGCGTTGCAGCATTTCAAGCTCAGCATCATGTGCCTATATTTAGTacacaaaaatgtacatatttaacattataacaGCAACCAGATCCCtcaaatatttttctctctccagtAATTATCAACAATTCAGCTCAAAAGTcatgaataatacattttatttatttttatagttttagttattataaattcaaattaaatctGACTAAATGACAGCTTGTGGTGTATTAGCTGGATTCTAATTTAAGGTGAGATGTTAAACATTATAAACCTTATGGTCTTGGAGGTACTCAATGTCAGCTGTTTGGTAGCCGTCCCGCTGGCCTCTCCGGAGCACACGGAATCGGCTTCCTCCCACTGTTTCCACATAAGAACGGCCATCAGGGAGCACATTCTGGTCCAGAATCTCCAGCATGCATCCATAATCTGCAAACCTGGGTCATCCCACATATTCAGCAACACAGACATGTTGTACTGACATGTTATTTTCTATTGACCTAATTTCAATTGTTattgcatttgcatttacttttataaaaaaaaatagaaaagataaTACAGAATTTAAATGACAGTTCTGATCTAAAAGGGAAAAgtttaaaatagaaaattttaaataaaatcaaatgtacAAAATTTAGTCCACCAAAaaaatagtgtatgtgtgtcataATCAGCAAACATGGCAAATTATACTTATCAAGTTAATCATGTTAAAGCaaactgtctctgtctctgactgtgtttgtttaaatcTGCTCCTTACCCTTTGCCATGCTCATAGCTGCACATGCCAAATTTCTTGGTGCCGGTCTCTATACATCGGCGCATCATCAGCCTGTAGCGTGGTTCAAATACATGCAGTGGGCACGGGATTCCAGGGTAGGCCACAGTACAGACAAAGATTGGGATGTCTTTGGTCAAACTACAAGGGAAAATGTGGGAATAAAATGTTTagtgcactctctctctctctctctctctatatatatatatatatatatatatatatatatatatatatatatatatatatatatatatatatatatatatcgtatctcacaaaagtgggTACACCCTCACATAAAATGTttagtgctctctctctctctctctctctctctctctctctctctctctctctctctatatatatatatatatatatatatatatatatatatatatagtatctcacaaaagtgggTACACCCTCACATAAAATGTTTagtgcactctctctctctctctctctctctctctctctctctctctctctctctctctctctatatatatatatatatatatatatatatatatatatatacagtatctcacaaaagtggtacaccctcacatttcagcaaccatttttgtatatcttctcaatggacaattctataaaaaataattttttataaaaaaaaaacattttagattttagagtAGCCAaggtgcagcttgtatagcagtatagatttactgtcctctaaaaataacatacatccattattgtcaaaatagctggcaacaaaagtgataacagctgtacatcgtgTAACCATGCGAAGCCACATTCTGccttttcatcatgtttttgtctgcttcacGGGACAAAATGTagatacaaatttgtgtatcttgtattagagcagttaaaatttggtgctttgagtacaattctctcatactgacctctggatgtttaacatgacACCTCATGGCAAAAAACTCTCTCAGGATTTAAAAATTAGAATTgctgctctccacaaagaaggcctaggctataagaagatcagtaacgcCCTGatactgagttacagtacagtggccagggtcatacagacgTTTTTCATTATGAGTATACATTAagtaggagaaaaagaaaatcaatgcaatataacaaaattGAAATAAGTGAAgcattgtatacacacacacacacacacacacacacacaaacaaaaacacacatacacatatatatatgagcTGCAATGAGCTGAAATTTTAACAGGGGTATGTTTAGTTGTGCTGTCTGACTCACTTAGAAAGCTCAGCCATCTCAGCATCATGCACCTGTTTCCTTTCAGCCAGCTGCTGGGGGAAGAGGCGGGTCATAATCTCCTGCAGCACGACTGTGGGGTTGTACTTCCTATtcttaaaaaactaaaacacgAAGAGATAAAATTTTATGTTCTACAATAATAAATGGAGGATTGGTAATGCACATAAACAAAGTTTGTTTCAAAGGCACTTTagctacaatacaatacaatattgtATACAGATACAATAAAAAGTGGTTTAAGGACATATTAGAACATAAacgtaaaacaaaacaaaaacagggtaGGATAGGATATCATGTTGTGGTAAAAACTTTATTAACTTTAAAAGCATGGCTTTCATACAAACTCACTTCCTGCAGTGCTTGTTTACAGAGTGGACAGCAGAGATTATGGTCGAGACTTCTCTCAATACAGTTCTTGCAGAATGTGTGGCCGCATGGTGTTGTAACCGGATCATAGAACAGCCTGAGGGGTGATGACCAATAGAAAAATAGATGTAAGTATTGTCTGCGTCAtagcaaatttatttaaaacagcacTAGGCAGTatcaataaaacataataaaactgaaatattcACTCATATGTGATAATACTACTATTGACATTATGACTGCagtgaaataataatttactatCCAATGCCAAGACACTGCACTACTAATGGAATTAATTCTAGAGAACAGTGTATTTTGGCATATAACTGCACTGACCTGAAGCAGAGGGGGCACTCAAAGTCAGACACAGTCAGGGGGGACATCTCCCGGTCTGCTATAAATGGCAGGAACACCAGAAATACAAGAACTCTGATCAACAATAAGCTATGTGCAGATCTATAaaattatttgcttattttctgCACAGAAAAACAGTGCCTTATTATAATGCCAACTGCAGATTGACAGAGCAGAGCAATTAAAAATTTGCTATCATCCCACCTCTCATTGGTACATCCTCCTTCTTTATCATCAGCTCTTCACTCTCCTGGGCTGTGGAAAAGAAAGACTCAGGCTGGCGAAAGCTTAAGCAGCACTCGGTTGTACTGGAGTTGTGCTTGATTTTGGATGTAGTCTGCTAGAAATAGGAAGGAATATATCAAGGCTAATTGAAATGTATTGTTATGTGGCAAATCTGGACACTGCCTAGGATAAAACTAACTAAAGCAAACTTGTTTACACGCATACCCATGTTAagtaaatgtacattattaaggtttttttttattttttttatggcatATTATCATGCCAATAGAAGAATGATAAATACAGCAAAACCGGCAGTAAGTTACAATACATTCATATCGAAATTGTACAAAAGCAATCAGGCCCTTTTACCTGTTCACAGTTTAACTTTACGTCCACTTGGTTCCAGGGTAACTTCAGGCCATTAGTGGGTAGAGAacctgatttattattttgagaACTGCAGTCTCGAAGGTAGTCGTCCACAATTTGTAGGATCTGGGGAACCTCCTCTGGTGTGGCCATACCCTCCATCTCCAAGATCTGAACATCCACCAAAGAAAGCCAGCATAACTCAAAGACAAATGTTTTGCTACAGGTATTTTgaagcacactccttcttcattcctcaggcatcctctcaccatccagaataatataaaacaatctggtttaaaactccactgccatctctcctaaacacaTCTACCGGtgtgtcatctggtcctaccgactttccacttcctccttactaatcctatccacttcctgcttcaccatctccacattatcTCTTACTTttcagctcggtccctctgcctggccaatgggtacaaatccttttctcctttcttagtgtaCTTCTCATACACATTATGATAACGAGTAATGAGTTTAATGTTCAAGTTGGTACACTCCGTGTTTCCATCAGAGTGTTTAACACCCATACCTTTCTAATTTGGTTCTTAGCAGCAGCAAACTCAGGTTGTTCTTTCAGACAGTGATGGAACTGCATGAGAGCTTCAGTCAGTCTCCCCATCTCCAGCAGCACATTCCCTTTCCGGAAATAAGCCTAACCATGCAGGAAAACGGTCACAAGAGGGCAGACAAGCACGGCTTTACAGAGCAATGTAACACATGTAAAACGTTTTCGTATTATATCACAGTATGGCATAATTGAAGCACACCTCGACATAAAGAAATGAGGAATTAAAGGCCTGTGATGACAGGctactaatctttttttttttaattattataaaataattatgctGAAAATAAATTCTGACAATCTTTCATTGACTGTTGTACTAATACATACAttatgtacagtagtgataattatcataattatgCTTTTCATTTCCAATTCATTTTCAAGCTCTCCTAACCGCTATAAAACAGGCTGTTTTTACAAGTGAAATGAGGCACACCACACTACTGCTTGTAACATGGGTAGAATTGAATATCTATGGGATATAAATAATGGTTTTATTCAAATCAAGACATAAAAACCCTCAGATGCAAATTTTACATGTTTGagtcgacttttttttttctgacagccAGAAACATGACAAATATTTGAGTGCTTCATGTGATATTTTCAATCCAAAAAACGCTCCAAAGGTCAATGTGAGTGGGTGAGGCTAGCCAGCTGTTTAGTGCACGGGTCGGTAAATATTAATGTCTTAGTTTCTGTGACGTCGCAGAAACAAGACTTCTAAACTAAGTTGCTTTTCCGTCCGTCTCTAGGTGCTGGAGGCATTAACTCTTTAACTGATACATCTGAAGAATGAGTGGTTGAATGTTTCAAACACAATATGTATACAAACTACATTGTATTTCTATAATTCAGATAACcgtgaaaataaaatcatgtttcTTGAAACAGAAAGTATAGGGAAAATTaataagtgaaagaaaaatttaGGGGCGACTTATTTTACCATGTATTTCCAATACAAATCAATATTTCATTTAGAACTTAACAGCGGATAACACTGTGAATAACACTGTAATACAAGGATAGCCTTTCATCAGAATGTAGTGATGTGCAATTGTACTTTCAGCCTTTAGCAAATGTTAAAGGTACTAAAAgcctaatatactgtataagctTCTTCTAAAACAACAACCCAAAGAACAATTCCGACTGAGAGAATTACCTCAGCCCAGTTGGGTCTGGCAGAGCACAATTCTTCCAGGTCTTGGAGAGCTTTGGAAAAGCACTGAAGCCCCATGTTGGCCTCAGCTCTCCACGTTTTCAGACTCAAATCATCAGGAGCTGAATAAATGAGAGGGACAACGAGAAAATTCTGTTTAGTTGTTTTTAGTTTGGGGTGTTAAACGTTATTTAAACTGACAGCAGGGGCCTACAGGCACACTTAACGAGTTCCTCTCACAGAAACGGAGCAACTGTTTTGCTGACAGAAGAGAAAAACTGATGCCAAACCACAACACACCATTTCTTTTATTGGATTAAGGTGGATTGTGTAAGCAATCTATATAACAGAGCTCATTGTAACTGTCCAGGAGTTTTGGGTTTAGAAACagatacacacaattacacaagaGTGCTTAAAATAgcaagtatatatacattttatgtatacaccatggcagaaaaaaaaatgggccaAGCATAAAATGGCCAATTATGAAGCTTTAATGATATTAACAACAAagcaaaaattaaacaaatggatAAGGCAAATTAGCATGGAAAATATTCCCTTGTTCATTTCATGTTGAAACCttaatcatgattttttttttccatctttttccattttattttattttgcattcaagaacattatataaattcattttACTGCTTTGGGATTTTTCCCCAAACAGTTCACATCAGCAAAAGTAAATCTGCCAATGGTTATTAATGATCTCAGAATGCATTAAATCTTGCTCATTTCAGATGGGCATGCTCCATTTTTTTCTGCCTTAGAGTATACATAAGAACAAACAGATGTTGCAAAACAAGATTACACAAGCACAGAATACACAGAATACAGGACAAGGACATGTAGAGCCCTGTTTGGAATTGGATACCAAAACAGGCTTTGCATGAGTGTAAGATACAATATAAACCTCCTTTGAATGTTtgttatgtatgtatgcataatAATCAGCATACAAccattattagcattattagccCCTACTCATATTTCCACAATATATAcaggaaataataaaagaaacaaactatTACAAACTATTTAGGTTTTATTTCAATTAGTGTTATGTCACTTATTTTGCACTACTTAATAACTGCTAAATGGAAGACCTGGATTACAATTCGAGGGAAACAGAACAATTTAAGATACATGccaaacattattaatatttatattttactagaAATAGTAAAATCTGCCACTTTAGTTCAGTAATGTATGTTTAACACTTACAAACTGCAATCAAGCCATTTTAAAGCAATGTCCCATAATGATGGAATACATTTGTTCCTAAAACAAAAAGGTGAAGGTCACCTGATTCGGATGTGAATTCCTTAGTTcatatttagtattttaattCATCTCACTTTGTTAAACAATAATTACTAAATAGTCTAAATATATACTGACAGTCTAAATAGTCTTAATATATACTAGTctagtctatatatatatatatatatatatatatatatatatatatatatatatatatatatataaaaagttgaAAGGACAATTACAATAACTTCAGTATAAAGACAAGGTCAGAGAACACTGCTTTGCTGTAGCACcgaatttgtttacattttactgttgtTCATCTTTCTGTGAAAAAATATCCAACCACAgtctttacatttaattttaatcagcttTGATAAGTCCTTTTGAACTAATATTCTGTGCTGTTATTCCTACCTAGGAAGAACCTAcctatccattttttttttactcttgatGTATAAAATGAATCAGCTTTTCTAACATAGAAACAACCATT
It contains:
- the lonrf1 gene encoding LON peptidase N-terminal domain and RING finger protein 1 isoform X1, which encodes MEHLECPICLFLLYEPVTMSCGHSFCRRCIVGTCVPSRCPTCMERLKQRDAKNTKNNVLLFCIIEKYCPEETKATCEIQEMLRAQEFTKALRMAEERIEAAPDDLSLKTWRAEANMGLQCFSKALQDLEELCSARPNWAEAYFRKGNVLLEMGRLTEALMQFHHCLKEQPEFAAAKNQIRKILEMEGMATPEEVPQILQIVDDYLRDCSSQNNKSGSLPTNGLKLPWNQVDVKLNCEQQTTSKIKHNSSTTECCLSFRQPESFFSTAQESEELMIKKEDVPMRADREMSPLTVSDFECPLCFRLFYDPVTTPCGHTFCKNCIERSLDHNLCCPLCKQALQEFFKNRKYNPTVVLQEIMTRLFPQQLAERKQVHDAEMAELSNLTKDIPIFVCTVAYPGIPCPLHVFEPRYRLMMRRCIETGTKKFGMCSYEHGKGFADYGCMLEILDQNVLPDGRSYVETVGGSRFRVLRRGQRDGYQTADIEYLQDHKAHDAELEMLQRLHDSVYQQAREWYQRLNSRILEQINRQYGDMPEREDNIQASADGPAWCWWLLSVLQLDPAYQTTVLSLTSLKDRLGHLRIVLEYFSQR
- the lonrf1 gene encoding LON peptidase N-terminal domain and RING finger protein 1 isoform X2, whose translation is MEHLECPICLFLLYEPVTMSCGHSFCRRCIVGTCVPSRCPTCMERLKQRDAKNTKNNVLLFCIIEKYCPEETKATCEIQEMLRAQEFTKALRMAEERIEAAPDDLSLKTWRAEANMGLQCFSKALQDLEELCSARPNWAEAYFRKGNVLLEMGRLTEALMQFHHCLKEQPEFAAAKNQIRKILEMEGMATPEEVPQILQIVDDYLRDCSSQNNKSGSLPTNGLKLPWNQVDVKLNCEQTTSKIKHNSSTTECCLSFRQPESFFSTAQESEELMIKKEDVPMRADREMSPLTVSDFECPLCFRLFYDPVTTPCGHTFCKNCIERSLDHNLCCPLCKQALQEFFKNRKYNPTVVLQEIMTRLFPQQLAERKQVHDAEMAELSNLTKDIPIFVCTVAYPGIPCPLHVFEPRYRLMMRRCIETGTKKFGMCSYEHGKGFADYGCMLEILDQNVLPDGRSYVETVGGSRFRVLRRGQRDGYQTADIEYLQDHKAHDAELEMLQRLHDSVYQQAREWYQRLNSRILEQINRQYGDMPEREDNIQASADGPAWCWWLLSVLQLDPAYQTTVLSLTSLKDRLGHLRIVLEYFSQR
- the lonrf1 gene encoding LON peptidase N-terminal domain and RING finger protein 1 isoform X3, with translation MEHLECPICLFLLYEPVTMSCGHSFCRRCIVGTCVPSRCPTCMERLKQRDAKNTKNNVLLFCIIEKYCPEETKATCEIQEMLRAQEFTKALRMAEERIEAAPDDLSLKTWRAEANMGLQCFSKALQDLEELCSARPNWAEAYFRKGNVLLEMGRLTEALMQFHHCLKEQPEFAAAKNQIRKILEMEGMATPEEVPQILQIVDDYLRDCSSQNNKSGSLPTNGLKLPWNQVDVKLNCEQQTTSKIKHNSSTTECCLSFRQPESFFSTAQESEELMIKKEDVPMRDREMSPLTVSDFECPLCFRLFYDPVTTPCGHTFCKNCIERSLDHNLCCPLCKQALQEFFKNRKYNPTVVLQEIMTRLFPQQLAERKQVHDAEMAELSNLTKDIPIFVCTVAYPGIPCPLHVFEPRYRLMMRRCIETGTKKFGMCSYEHGKGFADYGCMLEILDQNVLPDGRSYVETVGGSRFRVLRRGQRDGYQTADIEYLQDHKAHDAELEMLQRLHDSVYQQAREWYQRLNSRILEQINRQYGDMPEREDNIQASADGPAWCWWLLSVLQLDPAYQTTVLSLTSLKDRLGHLRIVLEYFSQR